CCCCTTGTGTCCATCCATTTTTAAGTGCAATTATAAATGCGCATATACCGCCTCCTGCTATAGCAAAACCATAACCTATAGAAAGAAAATATATATATTTGTAAAAACCTACTGCACACAGTACTAGACATACCAGGCAGATAATAAGTAAAGAATCCAGATGTAACATTTTCCGCTCTCCTGTCTTATTTAGTAAAATTGTCCTTTATATACTGTTTGAAGCTCATTTCTCCATAAGTGGTATCTCCTACCATCTCCTCAGTAAGTGTCCACTTTGAAAATCTTAAAATAGCCTCTTTGCCATTCTTTTTGAGCTTGTTAACAAATGCAAGAACATCAAAAAGCCAAGCAGGAGCTCTTTTTATAACCGGTGTCTTGCCAGCGGCTTCAAAGCACATATTGGCAATTTCTTCATAAGAATATGTCTCTTTACCACCTACGTTGTAAGACTTGTTATCATCAAGCATGTGCTTAACAATAAACTCACCAAAGTCCTCTGTTGAAATAACATTTGCATGAACCGGTTTTTTACCAAGGAGTGTAACCTCTCCTTTTTCTATCATTGGACGGAATACCTTAACAATGTCGTAAAAGTATCCTGTTGGACGGTGGATTACATAAGTAAGGCCACTCTTTTTAAGCTCTTCTTCAAAAAGATATTTAGCGTGAAGCATAGGAACCTTTGGAGCCTTATCTGCTTTGATAACTGAGATATAGGTAAATCTCTTAACACCGGCGGCCTTAGCCTCATTCAGAATATTAAGATTTCCCTGATAGTCGATATCATAGTTAGATACTGTTGCTGATCCTTTTGTAAGACCTACTGTTGTGATAACAACATCTGCACCATCACATGTTCCTTTAAGAGTTTCAGGCTTGGTTACATCAACCTTTTTAAATGTATATGCTTTCTCATCAACCCCAATATCTCTTGTCATCATATCCAGAGCCACTACTTCATGTCCCTCTTTGACAAGTGATCTGAAAATATCTGCGCCAAGATTTCCAAAAGCGCCTGCAAGTACTACTTTCATTTTCTTACCTGTAGACCTATAGGCTTATATGTATAGGCCTACTCTCCTTCCCCATTATTATTTTTTCTTTTTCTCTTGCGCTCTCTTATCGTTAATTATCTTCATATGCTCTTCAGTGATGAGCTCAACATTATTCTCTCTGGCCCAGTCCACGCATCCCTTAAGAGCTGCCGGAAGAAATACTCTTGGAACATTAAGCATAAGCTTGAGAGCATCATCAGTGAATTTGATCTTGTCATCAATCCTGTCTGCCGCATAACGTACTGACTGAAGTGAAGCCTGTCTCATCTGTAACAGTTCTGCTCTCATATGTCTTTTTCTATGGAACCAGAAGTTCTTACTGTCTCTGTAACCGTAGTCTACAGGGAGAGGTGGGAAATCCTTGGCCCTTACCCCGTTTATAATGGCATCGGAATATTTCTTTTTCATAAGTATCTTGTCGATTCTGAGAATGAAATGCGCTCCGAATTTGCTGGTGATTCCATTGAAATCATGATAAGGTCCTTCATATCCTTCAAGCTGTCCGGGCTGATCCTTATCTGCACCATCAAGTTCTCTCATCCACGTGCACTCTATAACCTCTATTGCATCGGTCATAACCATCGGTCTTATGTCATCAGGATTTTCCTCCTGAATAAGGCTCTTCTCCAGCCTAAAATTACACTTAGGCATCTTCTCTGATGGCTTGTCCCCTGGCCATGAGAGCTTAACTGCCTCTTTAAAATTCTTGGGATTATCATCAATAAAGTTAATTGCACATTTTCCGGTGCGGAGTATATTCTGTGCTGTATTTGATGAATTACGACAGTTTAAGAGCATTGCGTAATACTCCTTACCTGCTACATAGTAGGGCTGGATTAGTGAATAAGGCCCTAAGTTAGTTGTGCCATCCTCACATAAAGTGCTGATGACTACTGTAGGCATTGGGAAAAAAAGTGATGTCTGATAAAAGTTGTCTACTATCCTCAGATTCTCAAAGCTACTCATGTTGTATGTCCTCCTATTTCTTCGTGTTACCCCCAAAATCTGTCACACGAGTTTTTTTATGATCGAATACTGTTTATCAAAAGGTATATTTGCCATAGTCCATCTGATAATTGATTCTGCTATATGGAGCGTAAGAAACTCTATATCATCGTAGTCAGAGTTTTCTACTGCTCTTGCTATCAGCTGTGCAATTCGCGCCTTGAACTGAACCTGTCTCTTGGATATCACATCCGAAAAAACCCTCTGAGCATCTTCATCAGAAAACAATCTCTCATACTTCCTGATGAATTTATCAAGGGCTGAGTGAGCCTGCCTCAGGAATGCCTCCGGATCAGAGTCCTGTATTGCTGTTATTACGCTAACGCACTGTTCCCAGTCTTCTAACATGAAGGAAACTATAAGCTCATCCTTGGATTTGAAATAATTGTAGAGTGTTCCAACTGCAATATTGCATCCATTGGCTACTGATCTGATAGTTGTCTTGGCATAGCCATTATTCAAGATCTGATGCATAGCTTCGATTTGTATTTGTTCTCTTAAATTATCAATGATTTTTGGCATATTTTTATCCTTTATGAACGTGTTCGTTATAATTATAACGAGCGTGTTCATATTAAACAATATCGGTTTATCACAAAAAATAAGCGGTCTTTCTGTGCATTAACACAAAAAGCCGCTTATTTATAGCTTATTATTTAATTATTTGAATAGCTTGACTGAAATAAATAGTCTCCCTTTTCTGGTAGTATTGGAAGTTCCCAAATAAATAAACTTTCCATGTCCTCTTACGGAAACTCTCGCTCCCTCTTTGAGGTCATATCCGCCGCTATAGGCCGTTCTGCCATCTATGAACACTGACTCACTCTCAATCAGCTTCTGTGCCTCAGACCTTGATAGATGATATACAAAAGCCAGAATTGCATCTATTCTCTCAGATGCAACGCTTCCGCTTATTTCCTCGAACTTTGGTTCAATATCACAGTCTGCAGCATTA
The sequence above is a segment of the Butyrivibrio proteoclasticus B316 genome. Coding sequences within it:
- a CDS encoding SDR family oxidoreductase produces the protein MKVVLAGAFGNLGADIFRSLVKEGHEVVALDMMTRDIGVDEKAYTFKKVDVTKPETLKGTCDGADVVITTVGLTKGSATVSNYDIDYQGNLNILNEAKAAGVKRFTYISVIKADKAPKVPMLHAKYLFEEELKKSGLTYVIHRPTGYFYDIVKVFRPMIEKGEVTLLGKKPVHANVISTEDFGEFIVKHMLDDNKSYNVGGKETYSYEEIANMCFEAAGKTPVIKRAPAWLFDVLAFVNKLKKNGKEAILRFSKWTLTEEMVGDTTYGEMSFKQYIKDNFTK
- a CDS encoding TetR/AcrR family transcriptional regulator yields the protein MHQILNNGYAKTTIRSVANGCNIAVGTLYNYFKSKDELIVSFMLEDWEQCVSVITAIQDSDPEAFLRQAHSALDKFIRKYERLFSDEDAQRVFSDVISKRQVQFKARIAQLIARAVENSDYDDIEFLTLHIAESIIRWTMANIPFDKQYSIIKKLV